The following DNA comes from Methanofastidiosum sp..
TTTCAAATCTTCTATATTTCCCAATATGCCTTCAAATTTAGATAAGTCTTCATTTATCCCAGAAACTAAACCACCAAGCCCTAAGGAGTTCAGAGTGCCAACGAAGGATTTCATGTTGGCCAGTCTTTGCATGTATTCTCTTGTGTCAATATCCTTTAGATACAGATTGAACTCTTCCAAATTTTCGTCAAAAGTATCCACATGGGTCTTTATAGAATCTATTTTATCAAAGAGGGGTGCTGTTTTATCATAGACATTATTTAGATTCATCAAAGTGAAAGAAGATATAGAAATAGAAAATATTAATCCGATTACAGAAATAATAATTAACATTTTTCCCAAAGTTTTTTTATCCATTTATACACCTCAATACATCCTTAACATCGGCATTTGTTTTAACAGAAACTGGAGAGAAATGGGTGGCCGATGCGTCAAATCCTAACTCCTTTAACTTTTTAATCATTTCTTCTGTTTTTGGGATTTTGATCTTATAAATATGGGCTAGTTGATGGATATCGTAAAATAGAGGCGTATCTAGTTCATTTTCAACTATTTTCAAAAACTCTAGTGGTTTATCGCTTAGGAATTCTCTTGATTCATATTCTTTAACGCAATCACTAACAAATTTAGCATCCTTTATAGTTGATATCCATATTGGGTGTGAAAAAGATACTTTTTCTCCACAACTGGGGCAAACTGGAATATAAGAATCTGTAGCCTCTCTGAATCCACATTTACAGTTTATTGCAAATCCAAGATTATTCAAAGTTTTGTTTGTCCTCTCCTTTCCATATTTTACTTCAAAATATGCCCTGATAAAATGCTCTTTGGTATATGAAAGCATTGGCCTTACTGACAGGTTGTATTTTGCTGCATTTCTAGCGACTTTTCCAATAAGTATCCTTACAGCTAGCTCATGGGTAAAACTGCATTTCAATGGTTTTGAATCATATTTTCGTTTACAGGAGGATACATGGGCACCTGTCAATGCTGAAGTATCTGTTGCAGTCAAGAATAAGTAGGAATCATTTTTTAGTATCCTAAATGCCCCGTCTAGAAATCTTACAGGGGAACCAAAAGGATCAATATCAACAACTTCAAACTTCCCATATACATGATTAAAATCTGATTTTGTTATTGGCGCTTCTAGTGAATTTAATTTAAGATTTCTTTCAATAAGTCTTGTTGCAGCAGGATTATGGTCATTGAAATAGACTTCCGAGTTTGACTCTAGGATATATCTGATACCTCTAATGCCGGAACCTGAAAGTCCGTCAATTACTTTT
Coding sequences within:
- a CDS encoding tRNA (guanine(10)-N(2))-dimethyltransferase, whose translation is MELCEFTEGKAKIEVPKFEKITAKTPVFYNPKMAFSRDISVSVMNTIKLKESGKVIDGLSGSGIRGIRYILESNSEVYFNDHNPAATRLIERNLKLNSLEAPITKSDFNHVYGKFEVVDIDPFGSPVRFLDGAFRILKNDSYLFLTATDTSALTGAHVSSCKRKYDSKPLKCSFTHELAVRILIGKVARNAAKYNLSVRPMLSYTKEHFIRAYFEVKYGKERTNKTLNNLGFAINCKCGFREATDSYIPVCPSCGEKVSFSHPIWISTIKDAKFVSDCVKEYESREFLSDKPLEFLKIVENELDTPLFYDIHQLAHIYKIKIPKTEEMIKKLKELGFDASATHFSPVSVKTNADVKDVLRCING